The following is a genomic window from Limibacillus sp..
AGGCCGATGCCGAGCGCGGCACCACCCTTCAACAGCCCACGACGGCTGGTGATAAATTTGTTCATTGGTTTCCTCCCAAAAGGACTTTGGTTTTTTCGCCGGTGCCGGCGGTTGAGCGCCTCACACCGCAAGGTGCGCAGCTTCATGCGCTGCGCGGAATGATGACTGAAGATTGTCAAAGGTTCAATAACTTATTGAAAGACAAGGAAAAACCTGTCAATTATTACACAGTTAATTTTGAGATTGCGTCAAAGATTTACAAAACCGAGCCTCAACCCCCTGAATAAAAAGGGAATTGCCAGATGCAGAAGACAATCGTGGGGACCCGCATCCGCGAGCGCCGCCGGGCCTTGAAGCTCACTCAGGTGGAATTGGCCAAGCGCATCGGCATATCTCCCTCCTATCTCAACCTGATCGAGCACAACAAGCGTGGCATCGCCGGCGGCCTGCTGCGCCGCTCTGCGGAGGCGCTCAATCTCGAAGTCGAGCAGTTGGACGGGGCCAGCGAACGGCGGCTGCTCGAGATCCTTCAGGAGATCGCTCACTCCCCGAGCCTCTCGGCCATCGACGTGGAGGTCGAGAGCGCCGGCGGACTGATCGGCCGCTATCCCGGTTGGGCGCGCGCCTTCGCAGCGCTTGCCAGATCGGAGTATGAAGCGACCAACGCCGCCCGCGCGCTGGCCGACCGCCTGACTCATGACCCCTTCCTGGGCGAGACGGTGCACCGCATGCTGACCCGGATCGCCGCCGTGCGTTCCGCCGCGGAGATTCTCTCCGACTACCCTGACATCGACGCCGCGCAGCGCGCCCGCTTCATCGGCATCGTCAACGACGAGAGCCGCGGGCTCACGGAGATCGCCGAGGCGCTGGCCGCCTACTTCGACAAGCTGGAGGCCACGGACCGGACGCTGACGCCCCTGGACGAGGTGGACGCCCTCTTCGAAGCGCGCAGCAGCCACTTCGAGGAACTGGAGGCCGCCGCCGCCGGCATCCCCCTGGAAAGCGACCCCAATCCCGCGCCAAGACGCCAGAAGGCGCGGGAGTTGAGCGAGGCCCACCTGAGCAGCCTCGTCGATGGAATCATCGAGAACCAGCCCGAGGTCGAAACCGGACAGGCGCGCAAGCGCGCGCGTGAGGCCCTCCTCTCCTACGGCGCCGCGGCCATTCTTGCGCCCATGGACGCCTTTCGGGAACGGGCAGCCGCGCTGCGCTACGACATCGAGGCGTTGAGCGATCACTTCTCGCTCGACATGGAAACGGTTTGCCATCGCCTGACCGCCCTGCCGCGTGGCGAGGATATTCCGCGCTTCGGCTATTTCCGGGCCAATGCCGCGGGTACCATTATCGAGATGCGCGGCCTGCCGAACCTTGTGTCGCCCCGCTACGCCTCGGCCTGCCCGCTCTGGGTTCTCTATCGCGCCCAGCAGTCGCCGGAGGCCGTCATCCGGCAGCGCGCGCTCTTTCCATCAGGCGCGCGTTTCGTGTTCCTCGCCCGCGCCCGCAATACCGGGCTGACAGGGTTCGGCAGGCCCCGGCACTACCTGACCGACATGCTGGCGATCAGCGAAGAGGACGCGCGCCTGACGGTCTACGGACCGGACCCGGGCGTCCCGATTGAGGAGGTCGGACCGGCCTGCCGCATCTGTCCCCGCAAGGCCTGCGGCCACCGGGCCGAGGATCCGCTCGCAGGCTGACCCGCCCCGGCGCTGCCGGGCGCATCCAAGTGGGGGAAGACAGCCGACGCCGCTTTGCCCTAGACTGGCGGACAAAGGCGCCGCGGCAAGACGGACGCCGAGAAGTGGGAGGAACGCCGTCGCTATGGCATATCGCGTGCTGCTGGCCGAGGACGAGCCGAACATTGTTGAGTCGCTTACCTTCCTGTTGGAGCGGGCCGGGTTCGAGGTGAACGCCCTGGGCGACGGCTCCACTGCACTGGAGTTCGCTTTGAGCAAGCAACCGCAGGTGATGATCCTGGACGTCATGCTGCCGGGAATGGACGGCTTCGAGGTACTCCGGCGGCTACGCGCCGACCCGGGAGGCAAGGACCTGCCGGTGATCATGCTGACTGCAAAGGGCCAGCGCGAGGACCGGGAGGCCGCGCTTGAAATCGGCGCCGACGTCTTCATCACCAAGCCCTTTTCGAACGCAGAGGTCATCGGGGCGGTGGGACGGCTATGCGGCGGCCATAGGGACGCCTCCTCAACCTCTTCCTCTTCCTCTTCTTCTTCCACCGCCTGATCCGGGCGTCGGGAGCCGCGCGGCATGCAGAACACCACCGAACAGCCCCTGAAAGCCCGAAAGACGCGTGACCGGGCCATCATCCTGCCTCTCATAGGCCTGCTGCTCCTGGTGCCGCCGATTGGGCAGATCTTCGAGATCCACGTCAGGCTCAATGGCTTGCCCTTCATCTGGCTCTATGTGTTCGCGGTCTGGGCGGCCCTGATCGCCGGCGCCTTCCTGCTCTCCAAACGCCTGGGCGACGAAAGCGACCCGCGTCCGGGCGAACTGCCGGAGCAGGACCATCCGGCGCGGGATGGCTGAGCGGCCATGCCCTCCGTAGATCTCCTCCTGGCGATCTGCCTGGCCTATGTGGCGCTGCTCTTCGCGCTCGCCTTCTTCGTCGATTACCGGTCCCGGCAGGGCAAGCTCGACTGGCTGCGCTCGCCCTGGATCTACACCCTTTCGATATCGGTCTACTGCACGTCCTGGACCTTCTACGGCGCGGTCGGGTCCGCCGCGCGCAATGGCCTGGAGTTCGTCACGATCTATCTGGGGCCGACGCTGGTCTTCGTCGCTTGGTGGTGGCTCTTGCGCAAGCTGGTGCGCATCGGGCGGGTCCACCGCATCACCTCCATCGCCGACTTGATCTCATCGCGCTACGGAAAGTCCGCGGGTCTGGCCGTGCTGGTGACCCTGATCTCGGTGATCGCGATCACCCCCTACATCGCCTTGCAGCTCCAGTCCGTCACCCGCACCTATCAGATCGTCGCCGGCGAGGCGGACGGGACCGCGACCGCTTTTTGGGTGGCGACCGGAATGGCGGTCTTCACCATCCTTTTCGGCACCCGCAACCTGGATGCGAACGAGCGCCACCATGGCGTGGTCGCCGCCATCGCCATGGAAGCCATCGTGAAGTTCGTGGCGCTGGTCGCGGTCGGAATCTTCGCGGTCTACGGATTGGCGGGCGGCTGGAGCGAAATCTTCGCCGATGTGCCCGACGAAGTGATCTACGGCGGTGAATCCGTCTTCTCACCACGCTGGGTGGCGCTGACATTCCTCTCGGCCACCGCGATCATCTGCCTGCCCCGGCAGTTCCAAGTAACGGTGGTGGAGAACGTGGAGGAAAGCCATCTGCGCACGGCCTCCTGGCTCTTCCCGCTATATCTCTTCGGCATGAGCCTCTTCGTCATGCCGATTGCGATTGCCGGACTGAAGTTCCTGCCAGCCGGGTCCAACCCCGATCTCTTCGTGCTGACACTGCCCCTGATGGAGGGCCGGCAGGAGCTGGCGCTGCTCGCCTTCCTGGGCGGCTTCTCCTCGGCGGCCTCCATGGTCATCGTGGCGGCGATCGCGGTCTCGACCATGCTGTCGAACCACATCGTCATGCCGATCGCTCTGCAGTTCCTCGCCGCCCGGCGGGAGGTCAGCGGCGACGTGCGCAGCCTGCTGCTGGTCACGCGGCGCATCTCCATCGCCTTCATCCTGGCTCTCGGGTTCCTCTATTTCCAACTGAGCGGCGGTTCGGACGCCCTGGCCGCGATCGGCCTTATCGCCTTCGTCGGCGTCGCGCAGTTCCTGCCCAGCCTTCTGGGCGGCATCTTCTGGCGGGGGGCGACCAGGGCCGGCGCTCTGGCCGGCATGACGGCGGGCGTGCTGCTCTGGGCCTATACGCTCTTCCTGCCGAGCTTTGCGGCTGATTCCCCGGCGATCAATCAGCTCTTGGTCCAAGGCCCCTGGGGCATTGAGATGCTGCGCCCGCAGGCGCTTTTGGGTTTCGACGGGGGAGACACCCTGATCCACGCACTGATCTGGAGCCTTGGAGCCAATACACTTCTGTTCCTCGCGGTTTCCGGTCTCAGCGACACGCGCCCCCTGGAACGCCTGCAAGGCGCGCTCTTCGTCGACGTCTTCCGGGTGGGCGGCGGCGAGACCCGGCGTTTCGTCGGCGGCTCGGCGACCTCGGAGGACCTCTTCGTCCTGGCGCAGCGGATTCTCGGGCGGGAACCGGCGCGCGATCTCTTCGACGAGATGGCGCGGCAAGCCGGGACGCCCGGGCGCCTGCCGCCGCCCAGTGACTTCGTGATCGCGCGCCTGGAGCGTGAACTCTCCGGCTCGGTCGGGGCCGCTTCCGCACACGCCATGGTCGGGCGCATCGCCGGACGCGAGACCGTCGGCATCACCGAGTTGATCGACATCGCCGACGAGACCCAGCGCCTGATCGAAACCTCGCGCCAGCTGTCGGAGAAATCGACCGAACTGGAACGCGCCGCGCACCAGCTGCGCAATGCGAACGAGCGGCTGCGCAATCTCGATGCCCGGAAGGATGAGTTCTTGAGCCAGGTCAGCCATGAGCTGCGCACGCCCATGACCTCCATCCGCTCCTTCTCGGAAATCCTTCTGGCCGAAGACGCCATCACCGGG
Proteins encoded in this region:
- a CDS encoding short-chain fatty acyl-CoA regulator family protein gives rise to the protein MQKTIVGTRIRERRRALKLTQVELAKRIGISPSYLNLIEHNKRGIAGGLLRRSAEALNLEVEQLDGASERRLLEILQEIAHSPSLSAIDVEVESAGGLIGRYPGWARAFAALARSEYEATNAARALADRLTHDPFLGETVHRMLTRIAAVRSAAEILSDYPDIDAAQRARFIGIVNDESRGLTEIAEALAAYFDKLEATDRTLTPLDEVDALFEARSSHFEELEAAAAGIPLESDPNPAPRRQKARELSEAHLSSLVDGIIENQPEVETGQARKRAREALLSYGAAAILAPMDAFRERAAALRYDIEALSDHFSLDMETVCHRLTALPRGEDIPRFGYFRANAAGTIIEMRGLPNLVSPRYASACPLWVLYRAQQSPEAVIRQRALFPSGARFVFLARARNTGLTGFGRPRHYLTDMLAISEEDARLTVYGPDPGVPIEEVGPACRICPRKACGHRAEDPLAG
- a CDS encoding response regulator encodes the protein MAYRVLLAEDEPNIVESLTFLLERAGFEVNALGDGSTALEFALSKQPQVMILDVMLPGMDGFEVLRRLRADPGGKDLPVIMLTAKGQREDREAALEIGADVFITKPFSNAEVIGAVGRLCGGHRDASSTSSSSSSSSTA
- a CDS encoding sensor histidine kinase — its product is MPSVDLLLAICLAYVALLFALAFFVDYRSRQGKLDWLRSPWIYTLSISVYCTSWTFYGAVGSAARNGLEFVTIYLGPTLVFVAWWWLLRKLVRIGRVHRITSIADLISSRYGKSAGLAVLVTLISVIAITPYIALQLQSVTRTYQIVAGEADGTATAFWVATGMAVFTILFGTRNLDANERHHGVVAAIAMEAIVKFVALVAVGIFAVYGLAGGWSEIFADVPDEVIYGGESVFSPRWVALTFLSATAIICLPRQFQVTVVENVEESHLRTASWLFPLYLFGMSLFVMPIAIAGLKFLPAGSNPDLFVLTLPLMEGRQELALLAFLGGFSSAASMVIVAAIAVSTMLSNHIVMPIALQFLAARREVSGDVRSLLLVTRRISIAFILALGFLYFQLSGGSDALAAIGLIAFVGVAQFLPSLLGGIFWRGATRAGALAGMTAGVLLWAYTLFLPSFAADSPAINQLLVQGPWGIEMLRPQALLGFDGGDTLIHALIWSLGANTLLFLAVSGLSDTRPLERLQGALFVDVFRVGGGETRRFVGGSATSEDLFVLAQRILGREPARDLFDEMARQAGTPGRLPPPSDFVIARLERELSGSVGAASAHAMVGRIAGRETVGITELIDIADETQRLIETSRQLSEKSTELERAAHQLRNANERLRNLDARKDEFLSQVSHELRTPMTSIRSFSEILLAEDAITGEERQRFIKIIQEESLRLTRLLDEILDVSRLEAGSLDLPLGSVDPLRAIETAMDTVFGLARQNRVAMHCVTLPGDVRVIANEDRLRQVLINLLSNAVKYNDADEPEVLIRPSLLFGRVNIDVIDNGGGVERNEALAVFEKFTRGSRSNREHGAGLGLPISRAIMRTMGGDLTIENGPDSSTFFRIRLQLAEESGRQSADEPDSGERQAGE